One region of Solanum pennellii chromosome 6, SPENNV200 genomic DNA includes:
- the LOC107022870 gene encoding F-box/LRR-repeat protein At3g58930-like isoform X2 encodes MATRVMDQISQLPDRILLHILFFLPGKDAAQTSVLSKTWLKVWNSLPLSTFDFSQNISICKLLSTEKEESEQVDVRDAFLNIIDGSLVNLRVQKAIIEKFRIFLKLSYLRNVCCIDEWIRLATNNCIKELDVHIKRQYEEDQYSLPGMLSQINAHSSSKHELVSKFEGISI; translated from the exons ATGGCGACTCGAGTAATGGATCAAATCTCTCAACTACCTGACCGTATTTTGCTGCACATACTATTCTTCCTACCTGGGAAAGATGCAGCTCAAACTAGTGTGCTCTCCAAGACATGGCTGAAAGTCTGGAATTCGCTTCCTCTATCTACATTTGATTTCAGTCAAAACATTTCCATATGTAAACTCCTGTCTACAGAAAAAGAGGAATCGGAACAAGTTGATGTAAGAGATGCTTTTCTAAATATTATAGACGGTTCATTGGTAAATCTCCGTGTCCAAAAAGCAATAATAGAGAAATTCAGGATTTTTCTTAAACTGTCATATCTAAGAAATGTGTGTTGCATTGATGAATGGATAAGATTGGCTACCAATAACTGCATCAAAGAGTTAGATGTTCATATTAAGCGCCAGTATGAAGAAGACCAGTACAGTTTGCCAG GAATGTTATCTCAAATTAATGCCCATTCATCATCTAAGCACGAGTTGgtttcaaaatttgaaggaaTATCTATCTAG
- the LOC107022870 gene encoding putative F-box/LRR-repeat protein At4g15060 isoform X1, with the protein MATRVMDQISQLPDRILLHILFFLPGKDAAQTSVLSKTWLKVWNSLPLSTFDFSQNISICKLLSTEKEESEQVDVRDAFLNIIDGSLVNLRVQKAIIEKFRIFLKLSYLRNVCCIDEWIRLATNNCIKELDVHIKRQYEEDQYSLPGTTFTAKSLIFLRLGGFKLECPLIVDPIKLTKLREMSLTDVFLEEICSACPAVVDLSLIRCEGVKIY; encoded by the coding sequence ATGGCGACTCGAGTAATGGATCAAATCTCTCAACTACCTGACCGTATTTTGCTGCACATACTATTCTTCCTACCTGGGAAAGATGCAGCTCAAACTAGTGTGCTCTCCAAGACATGGCTGAAAGTCTGGAATTCGCTTCCTCTATCTACATTTGATTTCAGTCAAAACATTTCCATATGTAAACTCCTGTCTACAGAAAAAGAGGAATCGGAACAAGTTGATGTAAGAGATGCTTTTCTAAATATTATAGACGGTTCATTGGTAAATCTCCGTGTCCAAAAAGCAATAATAGAGAAATTCAGGATTTTTCTTAAACTGTCATATCTAAGAAATGTGTGTTGCATTGATGAATGGATAAGATTGGCTACCAATAACTGCATCAAAGAGTTAGATGTTCATATTAAGCGCCAGTATGAAGAAGACCAGTACAGTTTGCCAGGTACAACATTTACCGCTAAATCACTCATTTTTCTGAGATTAGGAGGTTTTAAGCTAGAGTGCCCTCTCATTGTTGATCCTATTAAGCTTACTAAATTGAGAGAGATGTCACTAACTGATGTTTTTTTGGAGGAAATTTGTTCTGCTTGTCCAGCTGTAGTAGATCTAAGTCTCATCAGGTGTGAAGGAGTAAAAATCTATTGA